In a genomic window of Flavobacterium sp. KACC 22761:
- a CDS encoding STM3941 family protein translates to MEKIELFSSKKKSFLHLIGGLLFVFIGVYLFIKSESNISSRSPNPISIKALGIITILFFGLGAFIAIRNLIKERLILIIDENGIDVNPKKNSSGFINWNNIEGFSELKIQNQKMVLIKVNNTDYWIENEKNILKKKLIEFNFENYGSPFCLSAVSMQINHAELMKVLNENLEKYKKFA, encoded by the coding sequence ATGGAAAAAATAGAACTATTTTCAAGTAAGAAAAAATCTTTTTTACACTTAATTGGCGGTCTATTATTTGTTTTTATAGGGGTATATTTATTTATAAAATCAGAGAGCAACATTAGTTCTAGATCACCAAATCCAATATCCATAAAAGCACTAGGAATAATTACAATATTATTTTTTGGATTAGGAGCCTTTATCGCTATACGGAATTTAATAAAAGAAAGGCTTATCCTCATTATTGATGAGAATGGAATTGATGTCAACCCAAAAAAGAATTCATCAGGATTTATAAATTGGAATAATATCGAAGGCTTTAGTGAATTAAAAATACAAAACCAAAAAATGGTGCTTATTAAAGTTAACAACACTGATTATTGGATTGAAAACGAAAAAAACATACTAAAAAAAAAGTTAATCGAATTTAATTTTGAAAATTACGGTTCGCCATTTTGTCTTTCAGCAGTTTCCATGCAAATAAATCATGCTGAACTCATGAAAGTATTAAATGAGAATCTTGAGAAATATAAAAAATTCGCATAA
- a CDS encoding efflux RND transporter permease subunit has product MKNAIQVGFWEKLARIILKNRITILILLSALTIFLGFQWKNLSMTYTEANLLPKDHVANKDYQKFLDKFGEEGNLIVIGFQDKNFFTPKNYAAWNELMTGLKKSKEVDLVVSLNDLKKLEKDTINEKFVLSPFIDQTKALDPSYLKSVQYDLFHNLPFYEGLLFNKESGSVRSAIYINKALVNTPERKTFILENLVPKINKFEKTTGIDLKVSGMPYIRTINADDMKGEIGLFIGAALLTVSLIFFFFFRSFRATFISICILIVGVIWSFGTLGLFNYKITILTAIIPPLIIVIGITNCIFLINKYQQEIKLHNNQAKALQRVISKIGVSTLMTNLTTAIGFATFMITGNDLLFEFGLVTSINVISVYLLTLFIVPIIYSFMPLPKEKHLYHLTKTYISTLLNVVEDLVKTKRKIVYIVYGLLLVFSVIGVSQMKVSGSLIGEMPKSASFFKDILFYEKEFNGVMPLEIMIDTKKKKGVMKASTIRKMDELQTTIAEIPELAKPVSIVNLVKYSKQAFYNGNPEYYQLPTSQEQAFILSYAKNATKNSKENLMKAYVDSTGQYARITTFMKDIGTDEMAKVEKKLNAKIAEIFPKDRYEVTVTGKALVFQKGTSYLVDNLIESLIFAIAVIAILMLYLFRSFKMVMASVITNVLPLCITSGLMGYFGIPLKPSTILVFSIAFGISVDNAIQFMAKYRHDFLQSGGKVKKSVFSALRETGISTFYTSVVLILGFATFTLSSFSGTIALGGLISCTLAFAMFANLVVLPSLVLTFEKKKTKKEELLENLE; this is encoded by the coding sequence ATGAAAAACGCTATTCAAGTTGGGTTCTGGGAGAAATTGGCCCGAATTATACTTAAAAACAGAATAACAATTCTGATTTTGCTTTCTGCATTAACCATTTTTCTTGGTTTTCAGTGGAAAAACCTTTCTATGACTTATACTGAAGCAAACTTGCTTCCAAAAGATCATGTGGCCAATAAAGACTATCAAAAATTCTTGGACAAGTTTGGCGAAGAAGGAAATCTAATTGTTATTGGTTTTCAAGATAAAAACTTTTTTACTCCAAAAAACTACGCTGCTTGGAACGAATTGATGACAGGTTTAAAAAAATCGAAAGAAGTTGATTTAGTCGTTTCATTAAATGATTTGAAAAAACTTGAAAAAGATACGATTAACGAAAAATTCGTTTTAAGTCCATTTATTGATCAAACTAAAGCGTTGGATCCTTCTTACTTAAAAAGCGTTCAATACGATTTGTTTCATAATTTGCCTTTTTACGAAGGATTATTATTCAATAAAGAAAGCGGCAGCGTCCGTTCGGCAATTTACATCAATAAAGCTTTAGTTAATACGCCAGAAAGAAAGACTTTTATTCTTGAAAATTTAGTTCCGAAAATCAATAAATTCGAAAAAACGACTGGAATTGATTTGAAAGTTTCAGGAATGCCATACATCAGAACCATCAATGCTGATGACATGAAAGGCGAAATCGGGCTTTTCATTGGTGCTGCTTTATTGACGGTTTCTTTGATTTTCTTTTTCTTTTTCCGTTCGTTTAGAGCGACTTTTATTTCGATTTGTATTTTAATTGTCGGCGTAATCTGGTCATTCGGAACGCTTGGTCTATTTAACTACAAAATCACAATTCTTACGGCAATTATTCCACCGCTGATTATTGTAATCGGAATTACAAACTGTATTTTCTTGATCAACAAATATCAGCAGGAAATCAAGTTACACAACAATCAAGCTAAAGCGTTGCAACGTGTCATTTCTAAAATTGGAGTTTCGACTTTGATGACGAATTTGACAACGGCGATTGGTTTTGCAACGTTTATGATTACTGGAAACGATTTGCTTTTTGAATTCGGATTGGTAACTTCAATCAACGTAATTTCTGTTTATTTATTGACGCTTTTTATTGTGCCAATTATTTACAGTTTCATGCCTCTACCTAAAGAAAAGCATTTATATCACTTGACGAAAACCTATATTTCGACTTTATTGAATGTTGTTGAAGACTTGGTAAAAACAAAACGTAAAATTGTCTATATCGTTTATGGTTTGCTTTTGGTTTTCAGTGTAATTGGAGTTTCACAAATGAAAGTTTCAGGAAGTTTGATTGGCGAAATGCCAAAAAGCGCTTCTTTCTTTAAAGATATTCTATTTTACGAAAAAGAATTCAACGGCGTAATGCCATTGGAAATCATGATTGATACCAAAAAGAAAAAAGGTGTCATGAAAGCTTCGACAATTCGCAAAATGGATGAACTGCAAACTACAATTGCCGAAATTCCAGAATTGGCAAAACCAGTTTCGATTGTGAATTTGGTTAAATACTCAAAACAAGCTTTCTATAATGGAAATCCAGAATATTACCAATTGCCAACCTCGCAAGAGCAAGCTTTTATTTTGAGTTATGCTAAAAATGCCACGAAAAACAGCAAAGAAAACCTAATGAAAGCTTACGTTGATTCAACTGGACAATATGCCCGAATCACGACTTTCATGAAAGATATCGGAACGGATGAAATGGCAAAAGTGGAGAAAAAGCTAAACGCAAAAATTGCTGAAATTTTCCCAAAAGACCGTTATGAAGTTACCGTTACCGGAAAAGCATTGGTTTTCCAAAAAGGAACATCGTATTTGGTAGACAACTTGATAGAATCATTGATTTTTGCAATTGCAGTAATTGCTATTTTGATGCTGTATTTATTTAGATCTTTCAAAATGGTAATGGCTTCGGTAATTACGAATGTTTTACCGCTTTGCATTACTTCTGGATTGATGGGTTATTTCGGAATTCCGTTAAAACCTTCTACGATTTTGGTATTCAGTATTGCTTTCGGAATCTCGGTTGATAATGCAATTCAGTTTATGGCGAAATACCGACATGACTTCCTTCAAAGTGGTGGAAAAGTGAAAAAATCAGTTTTCAGTGCTTTAAGAGAAACTGGAATCAGTACTTTTTATACTTCAGTAGTTTTGATTTTAGGTTTTGCGACTTTTACATTGTCAAGCTTTAGCGGAACAATTGCTCTTGGAGGATTAATTTCTTGTACTTTGGCTTTTGCGATGTTTGCGAATTTAGTTGTGTTGCCTTCTTTAGTTTTGACTTTTGAGAAGAAGAAAACTAAGAAAGAGGAATTATTGGAGAATTTGGAATAA